From a region of the Salvelinus fontinalis isolate EN_2023a chromosome 13, ASM2944872v1, whole genome shotgun sequence genome:
- the LOC129867884 gene encoding cation channel sperm-associated auxiliary subunit beta-like, whose translation MWETSELRQKGAMVSVFGVKVEDIFQRHTKFPPVILDFQPRGIFLSDNHVILYGSEVWTSSDRGSTFTWVFSLDNQMVIDALSCTVNGVVVFFTDHGNLYIMKSGLARFAWLNETLDVTSTLLCGHMGILIAVQLDKDKPSGFSHRNIEIDHLIEKHEMGFDKALALQYLTDHTVLLHENAVINDHANGNNRQGRTNPLTVAPASHFSPNHVGKVIYFSDGGMVVITEVFRTHYQGGFSGAIVGEILEPIKGASLNAEPMQLCDLLVKTGEPEGLIVTLQLKDLDPSQGFNLSHVGKAVVAPGFSSYLITGLVHSGSALAKPTMPALVLPLTSQRSGEWLLFHSAGRGSWGMTLQSLDGVRNNALIRINVREELNFTFKAFMSDYSLSMVYHKKFMRVVLTNPLAFRVTARHSWDDTNNHILTLTTFSHLCKKATTTVMVYIPEASLLCRSSSFTFTLQNSCPEGLQIVYVSQQPISDHEWIHTDPVDHMNNKRLFNLPVNYRPPSQLGVLIPTTDNIYNADPSHPHPRQFYPISKNSGRYKQCAGKRSAEECGCTDRLKVSPLAINSDCRQRVLRLTFPVTDFNITLFLRRTNHADHPLCSPYFVTVTEVNNRTSWKVTGTHATPTMDRMRQYFEDSLKNNLYNPEGLQISLYGSELFHFRISVIPGVVLCDLVEEVQIYVDEPPLAFPTQHLVNNMTAIILGGLLLVGFLLIYNGVAMPTKSSIKTLLKKHKPTISPTRTQNSTTTQGHE comes from the exons ATGTGGGAGACGTCAGAGCTGAGG CAGAAGGGTGCGATGGTGTCAGTGTTTGGTGTAAAGGTAGAGGATATTTTTCAACGTCACACCAAGTTCCCCCCGGTGATTCTAGACTTCCAGCCCAGAGGGATCTTCCTGTCTGACAACCATGTTATTTTGTACGGCTCAGAg GTGTGGACATCGTCAGATAGAGGCTCTACCTTCACGTGGGTGTTCTCTCTAGACAATCAGATGGTGATAGACGCGCTGAGCTGTACTGTCAATGGTGTGGTAGTGTTCTTTACTGACCATGGAAACCTCTACATCATGAAGTCAG GTCTTGCCAGGTTTGCGTGGTTGAACGAGACCCTGGATGTAACCAGTACTCTACTGTGTGGTCACATGGGCATCCTGATTGCTGTTCAGTTGGACAAAGACAAACCCAGTGGCTTTAGCCACAGGAACATCGAGATAGACCATCTCATAGAG AAACATGAGATGGGTTTTGACAAAGCCCTGGCCCTCCAGTACCTCACAGACCACACAGTCCTGCTCCACGAGAATGCTGTCATCAATGACCATGCTAACGGAAACAACCGCCAGGGCAGGACCAACCCTCTCACCGTGGCACCCGCCAGCCACTTCTCACCTAACCACGTGGGCAAGGTCATCTACTTCAG TGACGGTGGGATGGTGGTGATCACAGAGGTGTTCCGGACTCACTATCAGGGGGGGTTCTCCGGGGCCATCGTCGGGGAGATCCTGGAGCCAATCAAAGGAGCCAGCCTGAATGCGGAGCCTATGCAGTTATGTGACCTGTTGGTGAAGACGGGGGAGCCCGAGGGGCTCATTGTTACACTGCAGCTCAAAGACCTAG ATCCGTCCCAGGGGTTTAATTTGTCCCACGTGGGGAAGGCTGTGGTAGCACCAGGCTTCAGCAGTTACCTCATCACAGGGCTGGTGCACAGCGGCAGTGCCCTAGCCAAACCCACTATGCCAGCCCTAGTGCTCCCCCTGACCAGCCAACGGTCAGGAGAGTGGCTGCTCTTCCACTCTGCAG GCCGGGGGAGCTGGGGGATGACCCTGCAGTCATTGGACGGTGTGAGGAATAACGCTCTGATAAGGATCAATGTCAGAGAAGAGCTCAACTTCACCTTCAAGGCCTTCATGTCCGACTACT CTCTGTCCATGGTGTACCATAAGAAGTTCATGCGTGTGGTTCTGACCAACCCTCTGGCCTTCCGAGTCACAGCCAGACACTCCTGGGATGACACCAACAACCACATACTCACCCTCACCACCTTCAGTCACCTCTGCAAGAAG GCAACCACCACAGTGATGGTATACATCCCAGAAGCCTCTCTGTTGTGTAGGTCCTCCTCCTTCACCTTCACGCTACAGAACTCCTGCCCCGAGGGACTCCAAATCGTCTATGTCTCCCAACAGCCAATCAGTGACCACGAATGGATCCACACGGATCCAGTAGATCACATGAACAACAAGAGGCTCTTCAACCTGCCT GTGAACTACCGGCCTCCCTCCCAACTAGGTGTTTTAATCCCGACCACAGACAATATCTATAACGCTGACCCAAGTCATCCCCACCCCAGACAGTTCTACCCCATCTCCAAG AACTCTGGTCGGTATAAGCAGTGTGCAGGGAAAAGGTCAGCAGAGGAATGTGGCTGTACAGACAGACTGAAAGTCTCTCCTCTAGCCATCAACTCTGACTGCAGACAGAGG gtgctgAGACTAACGTTTCCTGTGACTGACTTCAACATCACCTTGTTCCTGAGGAGAACCAACCACGCTGACCACCCGCTCTGCTCTCCTTACTTTGTTACTGTCACGGAGGTCAACAACCGGACCAGCTGGAAGGTCACAG GGACCCATGCCACCCCCACCATGGACAGGATGAGACAATATTTTGAAGACAGTCTAAAGAACAATCTCTACAACCCAGAGGGACTGCAGATCAGCCTTTAT GGCTCTGAGCTTTTCCACTTCCGTATCTCTGTCATTCCTggagttgtgttgtgtgaccTGGTGGAGGAGGTACAG ATCTACGTAGACGAGCCTCCGCTGGCGTTCCCAACCCAACACCTCGTCAACAACATGACAGCCATCATCCTGGGAGGCTTGCTGCTCGTTGGCTTCCTTCTCATATACAACGGCGTTGCCATGCCAACCAAGAGCAGCATCAAAACCCTCCTCAAGAAACACAAGCCCACCATCTCCCCAACCAGGACCCAGAACTCTACCACAACACAGGGACATGAGTAG